A genome region from Oncorhynchus gorbuscha isolate QuinsamMale2020 ecotype Even-year linkage group LG26, OgorEven_v1.0, whole genome shotgun sequence includes the following:
- the LOC124015636 gene encoding protein HEXIM1-like: MTEPSIEKNHHLKTSETPSGGRERVVEHPQTNERRGLETDGRGRYGDKQQQSESEGGVIPSDKLWQMQGGQREVCPRFVAGNALPKCPTATQPCQEPGADAAGEGGLVAHGNSGDGPHEETLSQVQGECGKRSDSGSLGAGAAVDARQGKKKHRRRPSKKKRQWKPYFKLSWEEKKKLDERETERASRVRAEMFAKGLPVAPYNTTQFLMDEHDREEPDLNTESGPRRQLGTGARTEDTASEDDLFDVEEEEDYGSGGGSDGIGRPGNAGGEFLQRDFSETYEKYHIESLQNMSKQELVQEYLELEKCMSRLEEENTRLRRAANPDITNDSQVPQSDSARIRELEGELERLRAQNSEQRPHNQQSKEREQIVTLGD; the protein is encoded by the coding sequence ATGACAGAACCGAGCATTGAGAAGAACCATCACCTGAAAACTTCAGAAACCCCAtcaggtgggagagaaagagttgTGGAGCATCCCCAAACCAATGAGAGACGTGGTCTGGAGACTGACGGTAGGGGGCGATATGGAGATAAACAGCAGCAGTCAGAGAGCGAAGGCGGGGTTATCCCTTCAGACAAGTTGTGGCAAATGCAAGGCGGACAGAGGGAGGTGTGCCCTAGATTCGTTGCCGGAAATGCACTTCCTAAGTGCCCAACAGCAACACAGCCTTGCCAGGAACCAGGAGCAGATGCAGCCGGAGAGGGTGGCCTCGTAGCCCACGGAAATAGTGGAGATGGACCGCACGAGGAGACCCTGAGTCAAGTGCAAGGCGAGTGTGGGAAAAGAAGCGACTCTGGCTCTTTGGGCGCAGGGGCAGCTGTAGATGCGCGCCAGGGCAAGAAGAAACACAGGCGTAGACCATCCAAAAAGAAGCGTCAATGGAAGCCCTATTTTAAACTGTCTTGGGAAGAAAAGAAAAAGCTTGACGAGCGAGAGACAGAACGAGCGTCCCGAGTGAGAGCAGAAATGTTCGCGAAGGGGTTGCCCGTTGCCCCCTACAATACAACGCAGTTTCTTATGGATGAACACGACCGAGAGGAACCGGATCTGAATACCGAAAGTGGGCCCCGACGTCAGTTGGGGACTGGTGCTCGCACAGAGGACACCGCAAGTGAGGATGACCTATTCGAtgtcgaggaggaggaggactatgGCAGCGGTGGTGGCAGCGACGGCATAGGGAGGCCTGGAAACGCCGGTGGTGAGTTTCTTCAGAGAGACTTTTCTGAAACCTACGAGAAATACCACATCGAAAGTCTTCAAAACATGTCCAAGCAAGAGCTGGTTCAAGAATACCTGGAGCTGGAAAAGTGTATGTCCCGCCTGGAGGAAGAGAACACCCGGTTGCGACGCGCAGCCAATCCGGACATCACAAATGATAGCCAGGTGCCGCAGTCGGATTCGGCGCGGATCAGAGAATTGGAGGGTGAATTGGAGAGACTGAGGGCGCAGAACAGTGAGCAGCGTCCGCATAACCAGCAGAGCAAGGAGCGGGAGCAGATAGTCACATTAGGTGACTAG